The Homalodisca vitripennis isolate AUS2020 chromosome 7, UT_GWSS_2.1, whole genome shotgun sequence DNA segment ttgAAGTGAGTTCCGTAGCAGGAAGAAAAAGAACGACAAAAGGTGAATATCCTAGATTAGAAGAGTGTTTAGTCACATGGCTTAGACAGTGTAGAGATAAAAATGTTCCTGTTGGAGGTtcgcttttaaaagaaaaggcaAAGGCATATGCTAAAGGGCTTGGCATCCCAAGCTTTGCAGCAAGCGAAGGCTGGTTGACTAATTTCAAAAAACgtaatggtatattttttaaaaaggtttgtggGGAAAGCGCTAGCGTTAGCGACAGTGTGTGTTCCGATTGGCGTGCAGAGTTGTCCAACTTAACAGAAAGTTATGaaccacacaacatttttaacaccGACGAGACCGGCTTATTCTTTAAATGCATGCCGGAcaagacatttacatttaaagatgAGAAATGCCACGGAGGGAAACATAGTAAGGAAAGGTTTAACTCTTCTGTTGACTGTTAACATGGATGGTTCCGAAAAATTGAAGCCCCTCCTCATCGGGAAAGCAGCAAAACCTAGGTGTTTTAAAGGTATCCAGTCATTTCCCGTAACCTACCGCTCGAACAAAAAGGCGTGGATGACAACGGAGTTGTTTAACGAGTGGTTAAATTCATTGAACAGCgacatgaaaaaacaaaatcgTGAAATCCTCTTATTCCTTGATAACTGTTCAGTTCATAACAACCCTCCAAATCTCTCGAATGTGAAACTTCACTTTTTTCCACCAAATACAACATCCAAGTTGCAGCCTCTAGACCAAGGCATAATTCAAAACTTCAAAGCATTTTACAGACATGAAATAGTCAAGATTGTACTGGATGGAATTGACAGTAATGAAACTCCAAACATCTCTATTCTCACAGCCATGTTGATTATTGAAAAAGCGTGGAAAAGTGTGAGTCAAAcgacaatatttaactgttttcgtAAGTCTGGATTCTGTGTTAACACACCCGATGAAGAACTTCAAGTTGTGCAGCCAACACCTTGGGAATCTCACCCTGTAATAGGAGATGTTCCATTTGAAGATTTTGTGCAAGTTGATCACGAAGTTGCAGTATGAGGAACCCTTACTGATGCTGACATCTTGGCCGCTAAAGATGAAGAACAACCTGATGTTGATAACGATGAGGAAGACCAGGAGTTCCCGCCTGTCACACTGAAGGAAGCCAGCACATCCTTAGAAAAGCTGCGCCATTTTTCTCTCCAGGTAAAAGCATCGCAATAAACTACTGTAGTTAGCCTATCAATttgttaaactgatttaaaaatgccATATTCTCCACACTGCAATTTATCCatcatttttttactgaatttgatGTCCGAAAGTAGCGTAGACTTTTTTTAACCTTAGGGTCTTAGGgctgtaaaatcagctgtttgtttagtttaaaacttcaatgtaaatactgtatgtcataacttataatacaaccaacaaattacgtaatttttgGCATTTGTTACGAAATACGCTGTGacagttgttttctttcttttctttgcagACAGAAGTTGGGCCGGAAGTGTTCGACGCaatatttgtgttaaacaagGTCGTCGATGAGGCACGAATCAACAAGAAAAAGCAATcaaagataacagatttttttcaattaatcattagaaattaatgttctttaagttttgttagtttgcCGTATGACATTGTGTGTATAATaaaaaactcttggtaattcgaatagttttcttttcctctCAATAAATCGAAACTCTCGGTAATTCAAAACTCTCACTAATTCGAATTTTTTTGCATGTCCCGCCAATTTcgaattatcgagagtcgactgtattaTCATTTCACGTACGATCAAGATTACTattatacgaggtatggctattaaataacgggactgacgctgcagtggaacgagtgcgcatgcgccatccaacaatgaccaacagctgtgtagtttgagacttcctcttcagaatgcagttagtctcgtttctgtaaacaacatcgttgtgtcataaccttcatttatgtaagtgttgttatttttttgtgccggaaaaatggttagcgtaataatagagcaacgaattgttattaaatttcacgttaaacttaGAAAAAACCGCTACCCGAAAACTATAActtactaaaagaagtgtatgtcagtgaatgtttatcgcggactcgtgtttttgaatggtttaagcgttttgaagatggtcgacaagacgtggaagatgattcgcggccaggtcgtccttcaacatcaaaaacggaagacaatgtcgaaaaagttgctaatttgattcggtctgaccgacaATTAAGCATTCGTGCATATGCTGAATTTGTacgcattgataaagaatgtgtacggcaaattttacatgacaatttgaacatgcgaaaagtgtgtgcaaaaatggtaccaaaaattcttacgattgatcaacaagcagctcgtaaaaatgtttgtactgacactttgaatgccattgaaaatggcccaaatttattgaaaagaataataacatgtgattaATCGTggtttttttacttatgatccggaaacgaagcgccaatccatgcattggaagacctcaacttcaccgagggccaaaaaagcaagaatgagcaggtcaaaatttaaagtaatgatgatttttttttcgacattcgtgggattgtgtaccttcactgggttcctgaaggtcaaacaattaatcaacacaACTATCTTgcggtacttaataaactacgtgaaagagtgAGAAAAAAACGACCcaaaatgtggaaggacaaatcatggattttgcaccaagacaatgcgccagctcattccgcgttatctgtcaagcggttcctggCCAaatacagcatcccagtgttagaacatccaccttactcgccagacctagcaccttgtgacttttatcttttccctaaggtgaaatctgcattgaaaggtacaagatttgaatccgtagaagctgttcaagaaaaagcggcaagactcctgaaagagttgacagaagatgactttcagcattgtttccaacaatggaaaattcgcatggagcgttgcagggatagagaaagggtgtatattgaaggtgataataagt contains these protein-coding regions:
- the LOC124366685 gene encoding tigger transposable element-derived protein 6-like; protein product: MDGSEKLKPLLIGKAAKPRCFKGIQSFPVTYRSNKKAWMTTELFNEWLNSLNSDMKKQNREILLFLDNCSVHNNPPNLSNVKLHFFPPNTTSKLQPLDQGIIQNFKAFYRHEIVKIVLDGIDSNETPNISILTAMLIIEKAWKSVSQTTIFNCFRKSGFCVNTPDEELQVVQPTPWESHPVIGDVPFEDFVQVDHEVAV